A stretch of Myroides oncorhynchi DNA encodes these proteins:
- a CDS encoding helix-turn-helix domain-containing protein: MILLFLIVLLFVSYVLVFSHNMSKEIGDKKVFYLSCILVVLAFLVYFIKRDKIALNFSLGAFLGLTIGPLLLLLLKNKESKIYYHLLPLIIFSAVDILSFFFVPSFYSWYLPFVDDILFATVALSCIIYGSYGYLYVVQEELSFEHNSIVISYIVLVFSCAFFFGLLFFKSPSAFDIDYVYMIYCFFLIGVALLTELNVALSCRKQKTDSRILDQMEYLIKGEGKQVVWSEFLQELPDEHRETKKEVGDTEKQERIEIIRQKLSKDLIETKLYLEPDLTIDQLATVICISKKELVLYFKNSHSTNFRQYINRLKVEYAVNLIQEKNKDITVEELAFYCGFNTRLSFYRAFVQWYGFPPSALLDK; this comes from the coding sequence ATGATTTTATTATTCTTAATAGTATTACTTTTTGTTAGTTATGTCCTTGTTTTTAGTCATAATATGTCCAAGGAGATTGGAGATAAAAAGGTATTTTACCTCTCTTGTATTCTTGTAGTATTAGCATTTCTAGTTTATTTCATCAAGCGAGATAAAATTGCTTTAAATTTCTCCTTAGGAGCTTTTTTAGGACTGACTATAGGTCCATTATTACTATTGTTATTAAAGAATAAGGAGAGTAAGATTTATTACCATTTGCTTCCTCTTATTATCTTTTCTGCAGTAGATATATTGAGTTTCTTTTTTGTTCCTTCTTTTTATTCGTGGTATTTGCCATTTGTAGATGATATTCTCTTTGCAACAGTAGCATTGAGCTGCATAATCTATGGAAGTTATGGTTATCTCTACGTAGTTCAAGAGGAACTCAGTTTTGAGCACAATAGCATTGTTATTTCTTATATCGTATTAGTATTCAGTTGTGCTTTCTTTTTTGGTTTGCTTTTTTTTAAATCTCCATCAGCATTTGATATAGATTATGTGTATATGATATACTGCTTCTTCCTGATAGGAGTGGCGTTGTTGACAGAACTCAACGTTGCTTTAAGCTGTAGAAAGCAGAAAACTGATTCTCGTATCTTAGATCAAATGGAGTATCTTATAAAAGGGGAAGGAAAGCAAGTCGTTTGGTCAGAATTCTTACAAGAGTTACCTGATGAGCATAGAGAGACTAAGAAGGAAGTGGGGGACACAGAGAAGCAAGAACGAATAGAAATTATTCGCCAGAAGCTGTCTAAAGATTTGATAGAAACCAAACTTTACTTAGAGCCTGATCTAACGATAGATCAATTAGCTACTGTTATATGTATCAGTAAAAAGGAATTGGTATTGTATTTTAAAAATAGCCATTCAACTAATTTTAGACAGTATATTAATCGATTAAAAGTAGAATATGCAGTTAATCTGATTCAAGAAAAAAATAAGGATATCACAGTAGAAGAACTAGCATTTTATTGTGGGTTTAATACTCGGTTATCTTTTTATAGAGCCTTTGTTCAGTGGTATGGTTTTCCACCTTCAGCTTTATTAGATAAGTAA
- a CDS encoding Dyp-type peroxidase — protein sequence MSQKPQNVTDYPNNNTIFSVWKFKEGAEIKEAFEALCGLVNNLNSSFKVRITEGPTSCILGISHDAWLKLGLPTPLPKELVPFKEIKGDKHTAVSTDADLHLHLSAVNSAICYDMAMAISKVLLPVAECIDEVQGFKYWDGRAIIGFVDGTENPNGEDRNYFGIVSDSEPNYKGGSYLFVQKYIHFMKDWDNLSVEEQEKVMGRYKTTDIEMEEHKKPSNAHTALTAIEDEDGNELKIIRANMPYANPSKGQAGTYFISYASTFSTTEKMLKNMFIGEPVGNYDRILDFSKAISGTLFFAPSLDILDDYLAE from the coding sequence ATGAGTCAAAAACCACAGAATGTTACTGATTATCCGAATAACAATACTATTTTTTCGGTTTGGAAGTTTAAAGAAGGAGCTGAGATTAAAGAAGCTTTTGAAGCTTTGTGTGGATTAGTAAATAATCTTAATAGTTCATTTAAAGTTCGTATAACAGAAGGTCCTACGAGTTGTATCTTAGGGATTAGCCACGATGCTTGGTTAAAGCTTGGTCTTCCTACTCCACTGCCTAAAGAGCTAGTCCCTTTTAAAGAAATAAAAGGAGATAAACACACCGCTGTATCTACTGATGCAGATCTACACTTACACTTAAGCGCTGTTAATTCTGCGATATGCTATGATATGGCAATGGCGATTTCTAAAGTACTACTTCCTGTAGCAGAGTGCATCGATGAAGTACAAGGGTTCAAGTATTGGGATGGGCGTGCGATTATCGGTTTTGTTGATGGCACTGAGAACCCTAATGGAGAAGACAGAAACTACTTCGGGATTGTGAGTGACAGCGAACCTAACTATAAAGGAGGTAGCTACCTATTTGTTCAGAAGTATATCCACTTCATGAAAGACTGGGATAACCTATCTGTGGAAGAACAAGAGAAAGTAATGGGGCGTTATAAAACAACAGATATCGAAATGGAAGAACATAAAAAACCTTCTAATGCGCATACTGCTTTAACAGCTATCGAAGATGAAGATGGTAACGAACTAAAGATCATCAGAGCTAATATGCCTTATGCTAATCCTTCTAAAGGACAGGCAGGGACGTACTTCATCTCGTACGCATCTACGTTCAGTACAACAGAAAAGATGCTTAAAAATATGTTTATAGGCGAGCCTGTAGGTAACTATGACAGAATACTAGACTTTAGTAAAGCTATATCAGGTACTTTATTCTTCGCTCCTTCACTAGATATATTAGATGATTATTTAGCAGAATAA
- a CDS encoding acetyl-CoA carboxylase, translating into MKQIVLLFAGLTLLLFACKKSAGSHGFTIYGESDYYTDGTYCAEIKYANPFTGSSSTYQLSVEVKGGNLTEINWPEEGWLDKANFAPQNITDGECAFTSERGYKYTVTLGSKGGDCYDDSIELQQRVNEDTAQVTCPDCGEMKKIKEKRCLYCTNGLVLEDNWDRYM; encoded by the coding sequence ATGAAACAAATCGTTCTGTTATTTGCGGGTCTAACATTATTGTTGTTCGCTTGCAAAAAAAGTGCCGGGTCACACGGTTTTACCATTTATGGTGAGAGTGACTATTATACAGATGGAACTTACTGCGCAGAGATTAAGTATGCGAATCCTTTTACAGGAAGTAGCAGTACGTATCAGTTGAGCGTAGAAGTGAAAGGTGGAAACTTGACTGAAATCAATTGGCCTGAGGAAGGCTGGTTAGATAAGGCAAACTTTGCTCCTCAGAACATTACAGATGGAGAGTGTGCGTTCACTAGTGAACGTGGGTATAAGTACACTGTGACCTTAGGAAGTAAAGGAGGAGACTGTTATGATGATAGTATCGAACTTCAGCAGCGAGTGAATGAAGATACAGCGCAGGTAACTTGTCCTGACTGTGGAGAGATGAAGAAGATTAAAGAGAAACGCTGCCTATACTGTACTAATGGACTTGTATTAGAAGACAATTGGGATAGATATATGTAG
- the bioA gene encoding adenosylmethionine--8-amino-7-oxononanoate transaminase yields the protein MTKQQELVDRDYAVNWHPYTQMKTANNIIPIVRGQGSYIFDANGKQYIDAVSSWWVTLHGHAHPYIAKKLSEQVTTLEQVIFAGFTHQPAIELSERLLALLPESQTKAFYTDNGSTAIEVALKMALQADYNKGGNKHKVIAFKNGYHGDTFGAMSVSGRGIWTDPFGEMLFEVLFIDTPTEDNLAQTKAFIDMYASEMICFIYEPLVQGAGGMLMHKAEHLSALMKHCKEREILLIQDEIFVGFGRTGKLFAVDHLTETPDVMCFSKGLTGGTLPLGMTTCTEEIYQAFYTEDKTKALFHGHSFTASPLACTAALASMDLLLEQNTQDNITRIASKHKAFINQLKQHTKVLDARQCGTIFAMEWKTSEHTSYFSDMHDILYPFFLERGVLMRPLGNIMYLVPPYCTSDEDLDYIYSCILEALSMM from the coding sequence ATGACAAAACAACAAGAATTAGTAGATAGAGACTATGCAGTTAATTGGCATCCGTATACGCAGATGAAAACGGCAAATAATATTATCCCTATCGTTAGGGGGCAGGGGAGTTATATATTCGACGCGAATGGCAAGCAATATATAGATGCGGTGTCTTCGTGGTGGGTGACTTTACATGGACACGCACACCCTTATATCGCCAAGAAGTTAAGTGAGCAAGTAACTACGTTAGAGCAAGTGATCTTTGCGGGGTTTACACATCAGCCCGCGATAGAGTTGTCAGAGCGATTATTAGCGTTATTACCTGAGAGTCAAACGAAGGCTTTTTATACAGATAATGGGTCTACAGCTATAGAAGTAGCACTTAAAATGGCACTACAAGCTGATTATAACAAAGGAGGAAATAAGCACAAGGTTATCGCATTTAAGAATGGGTATCACGGAGATACTTTCGGCGCAATGTCTGTGAGTGGTAGGGGGATTTGGACTGATCCTTTTGGAGAGATGTTGTTTGAAGTACTGTTTATAGATACGCCTACAGAGGATAATCTAGCACAGACTAAGGCATTTATCGATATGTACGCCTCTGAGATGATATGCTTTATCTATGAGCCTTTAGTGCAAGGCGCAGGGGGAATGCTGATGCATAAGGCAGAGCATCTATCGGCGTTAATGAAACACTGTAAAGAGAGAGAGATACTCTTGATACAAGATGAGATATTTGTCGGTTTTGGGAGGACAGGTAAGCTATTTGCTGTGGATCACTTGACTGAGACACCTGATGTGATGTGCTTCTCTAAGGGGTTAACAGGAGGTACGCTACCTCTAGGGATGACTACGTGTACAGAAGAGATTTACCAAGCTTTTTATACAGAAGATAAGACGAAAGCCTTGTTTCATGGGCATTCGTTTACGGCTAGTCCACTAGCCTGTACAGCAGCATTAGCGAGTATGGATCTACTATTAGAACAAAACACCCAAGATAATATCACTCGAATAGCAAGTAAACACAAGGCATTTATCAATCAGTTAAAACAGCACACTAAGGTGTTAGATGCCCGTCAGTGTGGAACTATTTTTGCGATGGAATGGAAGACTTCAGAGCATACTTCTTACTTCAGTGATATGCATGATATATTATATCCCTTCTTCTTGGAGCGTGGAGTGTTAATGCGACCTCTTGGAAATATCATGTATCTTGTGCCACCCTATTGTACATCCGACGAAGATTTGGATTATATATATAGCTGTATATTAGAGGCTTTGTCGATGATGTAA
- the bioD gene encoding dethiobiotin synthase, producing MEPIKLFVTGIGTGIGKTVVSAVLVDKFKADYWKPIQSGDLHDSDSMKVKALSEGTVIHKERYALKIPASPHESAEREGITIQLTDFTLPETNNNLIVEGAGGLFVPINSDVYMIDLIAHLNLPVVLVTRDYLGCINHTILSIEALKSRGILITYLVFNGKFNPYSMEAIKRGIGEETEVMYVDEKVYS from the coding sequence ATGGAACCCATTAAACTTTTCGTCACAGGAATAGGCACAGGTATTGGCAAGACAGTCGTATCTGCCGTATTAGTAGATAAATTTAAAGCAGACTATTGGAAACCAATCCAATCAGGTGATTTGCACGATTCAGACAGTATGAAAGTCAAAGCACTATCTGAAGGCACTGTTATTCATAAAGAACGCTACGCATTAAAGATACCTGCTTCACCACACGAGTCTGCTGAGAGAGAGGGGATAACGATACAGTTAACCGACTTCACACTGCCTGAGACGAATAATAACCTTATCGTAGAGGGTGCAGGAGGGCTATTTGTACCTATTAATTCGGATGTCTATATGATCGACCTAATCGCTCATCTTAACCTCCCTGTAGTCTTAGTCACTAGGGATTATCTCGGGTGTATTAACCACACGATACTGTCTATAGAAGCATTAAAATCAAGGGGAATACTTATCACTTATCTAGTGTTTAACGGGAAGTTCAACCCTTATTCTATGGAGGCTATTAAAAGGGGGATAGGTGAGGAGACGGAGGTTATGTATGTTGATGAAAAGGTTTACAGTTGA
- a CDS encoding aminotransferase class I/II-fold pyridoxal phosphate-dependent enzyme, which yields MEILPLSLRNRLQERIAQGNYRQLRQYSSIATDFFSNDYLGLSQNKAFEQRLLDAVYANPKLLGGSTGSRLISGNSQIVEDVEQYIATIHRIESALLFGSGYQANLALFGNLPTPRDTIIVDEYIHRSVHDGCSLSRASKWKFKHNDLLDLERLLQQATGEVYVAIESLYSMEGDLAPLEEIVVLTQRYGAFLIVDEAHAIGVYGLGRVSELGLCLQVFATVVTYGKAMGVHGASVLGSAALKSALVNFGSPFIYSTSPSPLMAVSMRVAYEFILTHKDLQKKLQGVIHTYQSLAPKGMSVTASPIQTIRLNKVNNVTDLMTDLQKAAINVCVIRPPTVAVGTERLRICLHTFNTQEEIIQLFQIIKQHNGTH from the coding sequence ATGGAGATATTGCCTTTATCCTTAAGGAATCGCCTTCAAGAGCGGATTGCTCAAGGAAACTACCGCCAACTAAGACAATATAGCTCTATAGCGACAGACTTCTTCTCTAATGATTATCTCGGACTGAGTCAAAACAAGGCGTTTGAGCAGCGTTTATTAGATGCGGTATATGCTAACCCAAAGCTATTAGGCGGAAGTACAGGATCTCGGCTTATTAGTGGGAACTCACAGATAGTGGAGGATGTAGAGCAGTATATCGCTACGATACACAGAATAGAATCAGCCTTGTTATTTGGATCGGGGTATCAGGCAAATCTCGCTCTTTTTGGCAATCTGCCGACTCCTAGAGATACTATTATCGTAGATGAGTATATCCATCGGTCAGTACATGATGGGTGTTCATTATCTAGAGCGAGCAAATGGAAGTTTAAGCACAACGACTTGCTAGATCTAGAACGGCTACTTCAGCAAGCCACAGGAGAGGTATACGTGGCGATAGAGAGTCTTTATTCGATGGAGGGAGACTTAGCTCCTTTAGAAGAGATCGTTGTTTTAACGCAGAGATATGGCGCTTTTTTGATAGTGGATGAAGCACACGCTATCGGAGTCTATGGATTAGGTAGAGTAAGTGAGTTGGGGTTATGTCTTCAGGTATTTGCAACTGTGGTAACCTATGGCAAGGCGATGGGAGTACACGGAGCAAGTGTTCTAGGTAGTGCAGCATTAAAGTCAGCACTAGTAAACTTCGGTTCGCCCTTTATCTATAGCACTTCGCCAAGCCCTCTGATGGCTGTGAGTATGAGGGTAGCGTATGAGTTTATCTTGACTCATAAAGACTTGCAAAAGAAACTTCAAGGAGTAATCCATACTTATCAGTCTTTAGCTCCTAAGGGTATGTCTGTAACTGCTAGTCCGATACAAACTATTCGTTTAAACAAGGTAAATAACGTCACTGATTTAATGACTGATTTACAAAAGGCAGCCATCAATGTCTGTGTGATTAGACCACCTACTGTAGCGGTGGGTACGGAGCGTTTGCGCATATGCTTACATACATTTAATACACAAGAAGAGATTATACAACTATTTCAAATTATAAAACAACACAATGGAACCCATTAA